In Caproicibacterium amylolyticum, a genomic segment contains:
- a CDS encoding Stp1/IreP family PP2C-type Ser/Thr phosphatase yields MFKVCHKTDIGLVRETNQDACKSGLTSSGIAWAVVCDGMGGANGGNVASSIAVETMVRQYHGFFGGSQVRSDNSIRDLMVSAVYNANTAVFERSRAEEELHGMGTTVVSAVVCAGVAHIAHAGDSRAYLITPEGAKQVTTDHSMVQELVDSGDLTEQEAKVHPQKNIITRALGIEPSVLVDYNELPFEGRSLLVLCTDGLSNYIETEELYTFSQQYGGQELAERLIGKAKDGGGSDNITVAIIEN; encoded by the coding sequence ATGTTTAAAGTATGTCATAAAACAGATATTGGACTTGTCCGTGAAACAAATCAGGATGCGTGCAAGAGCGGACTGACTTCCAGCGGAATTGCATGGGCAGTGGTCTGTGACGGCATGGGCGGTGCAAATGGCGGCAATGTAGCCAGCAGCATTGCGGTTGAAACAATGGTTCGCCAGTACCACGGCTTCTTTGGCGGAAGTCAGGTTCGCAGCGACAACTCTATACGTGATTTAATGGTTTCTGCTGTTTATAACGCAAATACTGCCGTCTTCGAGCGCTCCCGTGCAGAAGAAGAGCTGCACGGAATGGGCACAACGGTTGTTTCTGCTGTTGTGTGTGCGGGGGTTGCCCACATTGCCCACGCAGGGGACAGCCGTGCCTACTTGATTACGCCGGAGGGCGCAAAGCAGGTGACAACCGACCATTCTATGGTGCAGGAGCTTGTTGACAGCGGTGACTTGACAGAACAGGAAGCAAAGGTACACCCACAAAAGAATATTATTACACGTGCACTCGGTATTGAACCGTCAGTTTTGGTTGACTATAATGAACTTCCGTTTGAGGGGCGCAGTCTGCTTGTGCTTTGCACAGATGGTCTTTCCAATTACATCGAAACAGAAGAACTTTACACTTTTTCCCAGCAGTATGGCGGGCAGGAACTCGCTGAAAGGCTGATTGGCAAAGCAAAAGACGGTGGCGGCAGTGACAATATCACAGTTGCTATCATTGAAAACTGA
- the rsmB gene encoding 16S rRNA (cytosine(967)-C(5))-methyltransferase RsmB, with protein MSARKTALEALLRVDENEGYSNLVLDKALRACTLDERDRALAAALFYGVLERRLTLDAVLERYLARPNEKKDPVVWEILRMSAYQIYYMDKIPDSAAVNEAVELSKASGKSKASGFVNGVLRNLLRQKGKAEFPPHRNSHFQQLSIQYSCPEWLLKLWENAYGAEVTRQFLEASFCRPPLFARVNTLKTTLEKLTVLLAEEQIDAEAVPLLENALQLKNTGSVAQSKCFQEGLFHIQDLSSQLCSSFLGAEPGDTVYDVCAAPGGKTFTIAQIMQNKGQITAFDQYKGKVGLIRKGAQRLGISCISAAVRDAAKDDRPLPLADRVLCDVPCSGFGIIRRKPEIRYKSCETIDSLPDLQYRILCKSSALLRPGGTLIYSTCTLNPAENGQNAERFLKEHRNFAAVPLQMPDSLRRTILEPENQLTLFPQTNQTDGFFISVFRKEE; from the coding sequence ATGAGCGCGCGGAAAACAGCGCTGGAAGCTCTGCTGCGCGTTGATGAAAATGAAGGGTATTCCAATCTGGTGCTGGACAAGGCACTGCGAGCCTGCACCCTGGATGAACGTGACCGTGCACTGGCCGCGGCACTTTTTTATGGCGTTTTGGAGCGGCGCCTAACATTGGATGCAGTTTTGGAGCGGTATCTGGCACGGCCAAATGAGAAAAAGGACCCGGTCGTTTGGGAAATCCTCCGTATGTCGGCTTACCAGATTTACTATATGGATAAAATTCCGGATTCCGCGGCTGTCAATGAAGCAGTTGAGCTTTCCAAAGCTTCCGGAAAAAGCAAAGCATCCGGCTTTGTAAACGGTGTCCTGCGAAATCTGCTCCGCCAGAAAGGAAAAGCAGAATTCCCGCCGCACCGAAACAGCCATTTTCAGCAGCTTTCCATACAGTATTCCTGCCCGGAATGGCTTCTGAAACTGTGGGAAAACGCATATGGTGCAGAGGTGACGCGGCAGTTTTTAGAAGCCAGTTTCTGCCGGCCGCCGCTTTTTGCCCGTGTAAACACGCTGAAAACAACGCTTGAAAAGCTGACTGTTCTCTTAGCAGAGGAGCAGATAGATGCTGAGGCGGTTCCTTTGTTGGAAAATGCACTGCAGCTGAAAAACACGGGTTCTGTTGCACAGAGCAAGTGCTTTCAGGAAGGACTTTTCCACATACAGGACCTTTCCAGCCAGCTGTGCAGCAGCTTCCTGGGAGCGGAGCCGGGGGATACAGTTTATGATGTTTGTGCGGCACCAGGCGGAAAGACCTTTACCATTGCACAGATAATGCAGAACAAAGGACAGATTACAGCGTTTGATCAGTATAAAGGCAAAGTTGGGCTTATCCGAAAAGGTGCACAGCGGCTGGGTATTTCGTGCATTTCTGCCGCTGTGCGGGATGCGGCTAAGGATGACCGGCCGCTGCCGCTGGCCGACAGAGTTCTGTGCGATGTACCGTGTTCCGGATTCGGCATTATTCGCCGCAAACCCGAAATCCGTTACAAATCCTGCGAAACTATTGACAGTCTGCCGGATTTGCAGTACCGTATTCTGTGTAAGTCGTCCGCTCTTTTGCGGCCGGGCGGAACTCTGATTTACTCGACCTGTACGCTGAATCCTGCGGAAAACGGGCAAAATGCTGAACGCTTTTTAAAAGAGCATAGGAATTTTGCGGCAGTACCGTTACAAATGCCAGATAGTCTGCGGCGTACGATTCTTGAGCCGGAAAATCAGCTGACGCTGTTTCCACAGACCAACCAGACGGACGGGTTCTTTATCAGTGTTTTCAGGAAGGAAGAATAG
- the rsgA gene encoding ribosome small subunit-dependent GTPase A, which yields MKQCTGTILKSLSGFYYVETEHHIVECRACGRFRKNGIKPVVGDSAVLRMEGKSGYIEELKPRRNVLVRPPVANIDQLLIVVSVCSPVPSTLVIDKLIAAAENQNIEPIVVVSKTDLEDGEWLCEIYRKAGFQSFTVSSVTGGGVEKIRPLLKGKITVLTGNTGAGKSSLLNALYPELSLATGEVSQKLGRGRHTTRQVELLHLPEGGLAADTPGFSSINTDRYDLLEKEQLQYCFREFAPYLGQCMFQGCSHICEKGCAVLEAVEDGKIPKSRHESYTAMYQEIKGIKEWDKK from the coding sequence ATGAAACAATGTACAGGTACCATCTTAAAAAGTCTGAGTGGCTTTTACTATGTAGAGACTGAGCATCACATTGTGGAATGCCGCGCCTGCGGTCGGTTCCGAAAAAATGGAATTAAACCAGTGGTAGGGGACAGCGCAGTGCTGCGCATGGAAGGAAAATCCGGTTATATTGAGGAACTGAAGCCACGCAGAAATGTTTTGGTGCGGCCGCCGGTAGCAAATATTGACCAACTGCTAATTGTAGTTTCCGTCTGCAGTCCGGTTCCAAGTACACTGGTAATCGACAAACTGATTGCAGCGGCGGAAAATCAGAATATTGAGCCGATTGTTGTCGTTTCCAAGACGGATTTGGAGGATGGCGAATGGCTCTGTGAGATTTACCGAAAGGCTGGTTTTCAAAGCTTTACAGTTTCGTCAGTGACCGGCGGCGGAGTCGAAAAAATTCGTCCGCTGCTGAAAGGAAAAATAACTGTACTGACCGGCAATACCGGTGCCGGAAAGTCATCACTGCTCAATGCGCTGTATCCGGAGCTTTCTTTGGCAACCGGTGAGGTCAGCCAGAAACTGGGGCGTGGGCGGCATACAACCCGGCAGGTAGAACTTTTGCATTTGCCGGAGGGTGGCTTAGCCGCGGATACACCCGGCTTTTCTTCCATCAATACGGATCGCTATGATTTGTTGGAAAAAGAACAGCTGCAGTACTGTTTCCGTGAATTTGCACCGTATCTTGGGCAATGCATGTTTCAAGGATGTTCACATATTTGTGAAAAGGGCTGTGCAGTGCTGGAAGCGGTGGAAGACGGAAAAATTCCAAAATCGCGGCACGAAAGCTATACTGCAATGTACCAGGAAATTAAAGGCATAAAGGAATGGGATAAGAAATGA
- the rlmN gene encoding 23S rRNA (adenine(2503)-C(2))-methyltransferase RlmN, whose product MEQLQDIRSMTQRELTAEFAALGQPAYRAKQVFSWLQKSGVQSFDEMTNISKALRQELAQRYYIANAGIAQRLVSKIDTTRKYLFRLHDEELVESVLMDYHHGRSNCISTQVGCRMNCSFCATGRSGYARNLTAGEMIAQVQTAQRDGGARVSNIVLMGMGEPLDNYDNVLRFLELVSDPDGMNIGMRHISLSTCGLVDRIYDLAEHKFQLTLSVSLHAPNDEIRRQTMPVSRKFSIEELLQACKHYAEVTGRRISYEYAMIQGINDSDSCAQELAGRLEGTLCHVNLIPVNSVAGARYHKSSVERQKSFIKILERHGITATVRRTLGSDINASCGQLRRRKQEEVSHHV is encoded by the coding sequence TTGGAACAACTGCAGGATATTCGTTCAATGACGCAGCGGGAACTGACGGCAGAATTTGCCGCGCTTGGACAGCCTGCTTATCGCGCAAAACAGGTGTTTTCCTGGCTGCAAAAAAGCGGCGTGCAGAGTTTTGATGAAATGACTAATATCAGCAAAGCCCTGCGGCAGGAGCTGGCACAACGGTATTACATAGCAAATGCCGGCATTGCACAGCGCCTCGTTTCTAAAATTGACACAACTCGCAAGTACCTTTTCCGGCTGCATGATGAGGAATTGGTTGAGTCTGTGCTGATGGATTATCACCATGGCCGCAGCAACTGCATTTCTACACAGGTGGGCTGTCGGATGAACTGCTCGTTCTGTGCAACCGGGCGCAGTGGATATGCCCGAAATTTGACAGCAGGTGAAATGATTGCACAGGTGCAGACAGCGCAGCGTGACGGTGGAGCCCGCGTTTCCAATATCGTGCTGATGGGCATGGGAGAGCCGCTTGATAATTATGATAATGTCCTTCGTTTTCTGGAACTGGTTTCTGATCCGGACGGCATGAATATTGGTATGCGGCATATATCTCTTTCTACGTGTGGTTTGGTGGATCGCATTTATGATTTGGCGGAACACAAATTTCAACTGACGCTTTCAGTTTCTCTGCATGCACCAAATGATGAAATTCGCCGCCAAACTATGCCGGTCAGCCGAAAGTTTTCGATTGAGGAACTTTTGCAGGCGTGTAAACACTATGCGGAAGTGACAGGCCGGCGGATTTCATACGAATATGCCATGATACAAGGCATAAATGACAGTGATTCCTGTGCGCAGGAGCTTGCGGGCCGCCTTGAGGGTACACTTTGCCACGTGAATTTAATACCTGTGAACAGCGTTGCGGGGGCGAGGTACCACAAGAGTTCTGTTGAGCGGCAGAAAAGTTTTATCAAGATTCTGGAGCGTCATGGTATTACCGCAACTGTGCGGCGAACCTTGGGTTCTGATATCAATGCTTCCTGCGGACAGCTTCGCCGCAGAAAGCAAGAAGAGGTGTCCCATCATGTTTAA
- the pknB gene encoding Stk1 family PASTA domain-containing Ser/Thr kinase, whose protein sequence is MDKYTGKRLDGRYEIHELVGVGGMALVYRAYDTLDQRVVAIKILKDEYLHNAEFIRRFKNESKAIALLSHPNIIKVYDVSFGDQIQYIVEEFIDGITLKQYLDQQPGVDWHKALYFTTEILQALQHAHERGIVHRDIKPQNIMVLPNGHTKVTDFGIARFARSETRTMTDKAIGSVHYIAPEQARGDLTDEKADIYSVGVMLYEMTTGQLPFEAENAVSVAIMQLQTDPCPPRQINPDIPMGLQEITLKAMQKDPMQRYQSAAEMLRDIELFRQNPTIRFNYQYYSGDNSTRYVDSDATAEVDPQSGYSDDYVYTEDGEAGAQAGTKTKTRNKAPFIAAGIAAAFAVVALILLLTGVFSSQQKITIGNFVGKTLAAVEANNPNNFQFEIKYVTDSTKDAGLITAQDPTAGTSVAAGSKVTLTVVKSVDAAIVPDVANQSKSAAEQTLRASGLIATFKEQSNDTIASGNAISTDPAAGTSIEKGKTVTVYISTGPGELSVPNVAGQTLDQATATLTNAGFKVAASAQDNTGKEANYVTGTSPSAGSSAKKGDTVTILYSSGRNEREIKVVVQLPANVNHSIALAYYIDGERKGDATVNPTSNNTWTGQFKDSSGVKELLVELDGQSYVKYKLDFGTGNWVISWQGSYKDPQASSAPSSTPAQSQPQQSTPASTPAASSSAPSSSPSTSAPAEGQ, encoded by the coding sequence ATGGATAAATATACTGGGAAACGTTTGGACGGAAGATACGAAATCCACGAACTGGTTGGTGTTGGCGGCATGGCACTGGTTTACCGTGCCTATGACACCCTTGACCAGCGCGTTGTTGCCATTAAAATTCTGAAGGATGAGTATCTGCACAATGCAGAATTTATCCGTCGGTTTAAAAATGAAAGCAAGGCGATTGCACTGCTTTCGCATCCCAACATTATTAAAGTCTATGATGTGAGTTTTGGCGACCAGATCCAGTATATCGTAGAGGAATTCATAGACGGAATTACTCTGAAGCAGTATCTTGACCAGCAGCCTGGTGTTGATTGGCACAAAGCACTGTATTTTACTACAGAAATTCTGCAGGCACTTCAGCATGCGCATGAGCGCGGTATTGTGCACCGGGATATTAAACCGCAGAATATTATGGTTCTGCCAAACGGACACACCAAAGTAACAGATTTTGGGATTGCACGCTTTGCCCGCAGCGAGACCCGCACGATGACAGATAAAGCAATCGGTTCTGTGCATTATATTGCACCAGAACAGGCACGCGGAGATTTGACAGATGAAAAAGCAGATATTTACTCTGTCGGTGTCATGCTGTATGAAATGACAACCGGTCAGCTTCCTTTTGAGGCAGAAAATGCGGTTTCAGTTGCTATTATGCAGCTACAGACAGATCCCTGTCCGCCGCGCCAGATTAATCCGGATATTCCGATGGGGCTGCAGGAGATTACGCTGAAAGCCATGCAGAAAGACCCGATGCAGCGTTACCAGTCTGCTGCGGAAATGCTGCGGGATATTGAACTTTTCCGGCAGAATCCAACGATTCGCTTTAATTATCAGTACTATTCCGGTGATAATTCTACCAGGTATGTGGATTCTGATGCAACTGCTGAGGTTGATCCACAAAGCGGCTACAGTGATGATTATGTATATACGGAAGATGGGGAAGCAGGTGCACAGGCCGGAACAAAAACCAAAACACGCAATAAGGCACCATTTATTGCGGCTGGTATCGCGGCTGCCTTTGCAGTTGTTGCACTGATCCTGCTGCTGACTGGGGTATTCAGTTCGCAGCAGAAGATTACGATTGGGAATTTTGTAGGAAAAACACTGGCTGCCGTTGAGGCGAACAACCCGAACAATTTTCAGTTTGAAATTAAGTATGTTACTGACAGTACCAAGGATGCCGGATTGATTACGGCGCAGGACCCTACTGCGGGTACTTCAGTGGCTGCGGGTTCTAAAGTTACACTGACTGTGGTAAAAAGTGTAGATGCAGCGATTGTACCGGATGTAGCAAACCAAAGCAAATCAGCGGCAGAGCAGACACTGCGGGCCAGCGGTCTGATTGCCACTTTTAAAGAACAGTCAAATGATACCATTGCTTCCGGCAATGCGATTTCAACAGATCCAGCGGCTGGAACCTCCATTGAAAAAGGAAAGACAGTTACGGTATATATCAGTACCGGGCCGGGTGAACTTTCTGTCCCGAATGTTGCTGGCCAGACACTGGATCAGGCAACGGCCACGCTGACGAATGCCGGGTTTAAGGTAGCTGCTTCTGCGCAGGACAACACGGGCAAGGAAGCCAATTATGTGACTGGAACATCACCATCGGCTGGTTCTTCTGCTAAAAAGGGAGATACTGTTACGATTCTGTATAGTTCCGGCAGAAATGAAAGAGAAATCAAAGTGGTTGTACAGCTGCCTGCAAACGTAAATCACAGCATTGCGCTTGCATATTATATTGATGGTGAACGCAAGGGCGACGCAACCGTTAATCCGACGTCAAACAACACATGGACGGGTCAATTTAAGGATAGCAGCGGCGTAAAAGAACTGCTGGTCGAACTGGATGGTCAGAGCTACGTGAAATATAAGCTGGACTTTGGCACCGGAAACTGGGTCATTTCCTGGCAGGGAAGCTATAAAGATCCACAGGCTTCTTCTGCGCCGAGCAGTACTCCGGCGCAAAGTCAGCCGCAGCAGTCAACTCCGGCCAGCACACCGGCTGCATCCTCATCTGCACCGTCATCATCGCCGAGCACTTCTGCACCGGCTGAAGGGCAGTAA
- a CDS encoding thiamine diphosphokinase, whose amino-acid sequence MNQCIIIGSAPVEDLSVFREYNTSESFVICADGGLDTALAAKIKPNLIIGDFDSAKSAPPANVETVRLMKEKDDTDMFSAVKEGMHRGYKEFILFGALGGRFDHSYANVCVLQYISKLGGHGVIVTDNEKLFFMPGGRLHLRDMKGATASVYPFGAPSATVSYTGMKYSLTEDVMTSDNPLGTSNVIESNDATITVLGGNVIIYVLTEEK is encoded by the coding sequence ATGAATCAGTGCATTATCATCGGCTCTGCGCCGGTAGAAGATTTGTCCGTTTTTCGTGAATACAATACCAGTGAGTCCTTTGTTATCTGTGCCGATGGCGGTCTTGATACGGCACTTGCAGCAAAGATTAAACCCAACTTGATTATTGGTGACTTTGACTCCGCAAAGTCTGCACCTCCAGCAAATGTTGAAACAGTTCGTTTGATGAAGGAAAAAGACGATACTGACATGTTTTCTGCGGTTAAAGAAGGCATGCACCGCGGCTATAAAGAATTCATTTTGTTTGGTGCTTTGGGCGGACGTTTTGATCACTCTTATGCCAATGTCTGTGTTTTACAGTATATCAGCAAGCTGGGTGGTCATGGTGTTATTGTTACAGATAATGAAAAACTTTTCTTCATGCCCGGCGGCAGACTGCATCTACGGGATATGAAGGGGGCCACCGCTTCAGTGTATCCCTTTGGTGCACCAAGTGCGACTGTTTCCTATACCGGCATGAAGTATTCGCTGACAGAAGATGTAATGACTTCTGACAATCCGCTTGGTACCAGCAACGTCATTGAAAGTAATGATGCAACGATTACCGTTCTTGGCGGCAATGTGATTATTTATGTTTTGACCGAAGAAAAATAA